From one Acidimicrobiales bacterium genomic stretch:
- a CDS encoding glycerophosphodiester phosphodiesterase has translation MERGAGNPWLGRRVLTYAHQCGAWEAPSSTLFALRRALGLGVTGIELDVHATADGHLVVCHDGTVDRTTDGHGPIHAMTLAEVRALDNAYWFVPGGDETPGLDADAYPYRGRAPDEREFGVATLAEVLDVLDDHPHVAVNLDIKQTAPAVKPYEELLARELAGRRGLDRVIVASFLDIATESFARFGPDVAISAGTLAVATFWRAINGGEDPPATAHVALQVPATQGDVVVVDERFVAVAHEHGLAVHVWTVNDVAAMDRLLDLGVDGIISDLPTPLVARVAARGLTYRP, from the coding sequence GTGGAGCGCGGCGCGGGCAACCCCTGGCTGGGACGCCGCGTGCTCACCTACGCGCACCAGTGCGGTGCCTGGGAAGCGCCCTCGTCGACGTTGTTCGCCCTGCGCCGTGCGCTCGGGCTGGGTGTCACCGGGATCGAGCTCGACGTCCACGCCACCGCCGACGGCCACCTCGTGGTGTGCCACGACGGCACCGTCGACCGCACGACGGACGGCCACGGGCCCATCCACGCCATGACCCTCGCGGAGGTGCGCGCCCTCGACAACGCGTACTGGTTCGTGCCCGGGGGCGACGAGACGCCCGGCCTCGACGCCGACGCCTATCCCTACCGCGGCCGGGCCCCCGACGAGCGCGAGTTCGGGGTGGCCACCTTGGCCGAGGTCCTCGACGTCCTCGACGACCATCCGCACGTGGCGGTCAACCTCGACATCAAGCAGACGGCCCCCGCCGTCAAGCCCTACGAGGAACTCCTCGCCCGGGAGCTCGCCGGTCGCCGGGGCCTCGATCGCGTCATCGTGGCGTCGTTCCTCGACATCGCCACGGAGTCGTTCGCCCGCTTCGGGCCCGACGTCGCCATATCGGCCGGCACCCTCGCCGTCGCCACCTTCTGGCGGGCGATCAACGGCGGGGAGGACCCACCCGCCACGGCCCACGTCGCCCTGCAGGTGCCGGCCACCCAGGGCGATGTCGTCGTCGTGGACGAGCGCTTCGTCGCCGTCGCCCACGAGCACGGCCTGGCCGTCCACGTGTGGACCGTCAACGACGTGGCCGCCATGGACCGCCTGCTCGACCTGGGCGTCGACGGCATCATCTCGGACCTGCCGACACCGCTGGTGGCGCGGGTGGCGGCCCGGGGGCTGACCTACCGCCCCTGA
- a CDS encoding adenosine kinase, translated as MTDAPPTAAGRRAPLDVVAIGSALVDVLTTATADDLRRLDMAKGSMTLVDLARAASVYAAMGPAVEVSGGSAANTAVGVAALGGRVGYLGKVAADELGEVFLHDITAAGVTMSRVAPVEPSGDPAADRATGRCLVLVTEDGERTMATHLGVAATLGPEDLDEELVARAQVVYLEGYLWDLGPAKAAMRRAMELAHANDALVALSVSDPFCVQRHQREFLELLHGEVDVLFANEDETTLLFGAATFDAALAAVEETGLLAALTRGPLGSVVVTASGPVAIPADPVERVVDTTGAGDLYAAGFLHGLTNGQDPERCARLGGLCAAEVISHVGARPQADLRALAVEAGLL; from the coding sequence GTGACCGACGCTCCCCCCACCGCTGCCGGGCGCCGGGCGCCCCTCGACGTCGTCGCCATCGGCTCGGCTCTCGTCGACGTCCTGACGACCGCGACCGCCGACGACCTGCGCCGGCTCGACATGGCGAAGGGGTCGATGACCTTGGTCGACCTGGCGAGGGCGGCCTCGGTCTACGCGGCCATGGGCCCGGCCGTCGAGGTCTCCGGCGGCTCGGCCGCCAACACCGCCGTGGGGGTGGCCGCGCTCGGCGGCCGGGTCGGCTACCTCGGCAAGGTGGCCGCCGACGAGCTGGGGGAGGTGTTCCTCCACGACATCACGGCGGCGGGGGTCACCATGTCCCGGGTGGCGCCGGTGGAGCCGTCCGGCGACCCCGCCGCCGACCGCGCCACCGGGCGGTGCCTGGTCCTCGTGACCGAGGACGGCGAGCGCACCATGGCCACCCACCTCGGCGTGGCGGCGACGCTCGGGCCCGAGGACCTCGACGAGGAGCTCGTGGCCCGGGCCCAGGTCGTCTACCTGGAGGGGTACCTGTGGGACCTCGGCCCGGCCAAGGCCGCCATGCGCCGGGCCATGGAGCTCGCCCATGCCAACGACGCGCTCGTGGCCCTGAGCGTCTCCGATCCTTTCTGCGTGCAGCGGCACCAGCGGGAGTTCCTGGAGCTGCTGCACGGCGAGGTGGACGTGCTCTTCGCCAACGAGGACGAGACGACGCTGCTCTTCGGCGCGGCCACCTTCGACGCCGCGCTGGCCGCGGTCGAGGAGACTGGGCTGCTCGCCGCCCTCACCCGCGGGCCGCTCGGGTCCGTGGTGGTCACCGCGTCGGGGCCCGTCGCCATCCCCGCCGACCCCGTCGAGCGCGTGGTCGACACGACCGGGGCCGGCGACCTCTATGCCGCCGGTTTCCTCCACGGCCTCACGAACGGGCAGGACCCCGAGCGCTGCGCCCGGCTGGGCGGCCTGTGCGCGGCCGAGGTCATCTCCCACGTCGGTGCCCGGCCCCAGGCCGACCTGCGTGCCCTGGCGGTGGAGGCCGGCCTGCTCTGA
- a CDS encoding M1 family metallopeptidase, protein MTETSVSGRVDPSAEHRLPYSVEPQRYDLRLAPDLEAATFAGDVRIEVVVHDTVPEIVMHAAELSVASAHLERAGEEPRALDVRLDAETERLVLAPAAPLDPGPAVIAIEFTGVLNDKLHGFYRSAFTDADGTTRVVATTQFEATDARRAFPCFDEPDRKAVFSVTLDIPPGLAGYSNGPEVAESLLPTGGRRVRFGDTIPMSTYLVAFIVGPLVATDPLDVRGTPVRIVHVPGKDGLTSFALDAAAHALEFFAEWFGIDYPGEKLDLVAIPDFAFGAMENLGCVTFREAVLLVDPERASRLELERVADVISHEIAHMWFGDLVTMRWWNGIWLNEAFATLMELLCVDHFRPEWQRWVSFGIERDAAMATDALHATRPVEYPVGPPEEAQGMFDVLTYQKGAGVLRMLERYLGEDAFREGIRRYLRAHRFGNTETVDLWEAIEDASGAPVRDIMGSWILQGGFPLVTVDGGAGAGDGSARPGGAVVLTQEPFSYAPATGPSAIGSTWSVPVIARAPGGGEARLLLGAGAETLDLGGPPDAPVVVNAGGSGYYRVRYAPEHLRRLADTMGSLDLLERFNLLGDTWAAVVGRRAALPGFLVLAESLGAEPDPDVWAQVTGALSFLDHAVDDDARPHLAAYTRALLGGVLARLGWEPRAGDGPRTPTLRAQVVGALGTVGQDAAVRAEARRRLEAAGRGELVPDPDLASALLGVVAAGGGPEDFEAFLERYRHPATPQEEMRYLYALAGFPDESLAARAFELAGTEVRTQNAPFLVHLLLANRTVGPATWARVRDSWDALRARIPANILPRMLDGVKLLCRHPSLAEEIRVFVNAHPLPTGQRTVDQTLERLAVNVALAAALGDTVTADLDAGVERLGAR, encoded by the coding sequence ATGACCGAGACGAGCGTGAGCGGACGCGTCGACCCGTCGGCGGAGCACCGGCTGCCCTACAGCGTCGAGCCGCAGCGCTACGACCTGCGGCTCGCCCCCGACCTCGAGGCCGCGACCTTCGCCGGGGACGTCCGCATCGAGGTGGTCGTCCACGACACCGTGCCCGAGATCGTCATGCATGCCGCCGAGCTGTCCGTGGCGTCGGCCCACCTCGAGCGCGCCGGCGAGGAACCCCGGGCGCTCGACGTCCGCCTCGACGCCGAGACCGAACGGCTGGTCCTCGCGCCCGCGGCGCCGCTCGACCCGGGCCCGGCGGTCATCGCCATCGAGTTCACGGGTGTGCTCAACGACAAGCTGCACGGCTTCTACCGCTCGGCGTTCACCGACGCCGACGGGACGACGCGGGTGGTGGCCACGACCCAGTTCGAGGCGACCGACGCCCGGCGCGCCTTCCCGTGCTTCGACGAGCCCGACCGCAAGGCCGTGTTCTCGGTCACGCTCGACATCCCCCCGGGGCTCGCGGGCTACTCCAACGGCCCCGAGGTGGCGGAGTCGCTCCTCCCCACCGGCGGCCGCCGGGTGCGCTTCGGCGACACCATCCCCATGTCGACGTACCTGGTGGCGTTCATCGTGGGCCCCCTGGTGGCGACGGACCCCCTCGATGTCAGGGGCACACCGGTGCGGATCGTGCACGTGCCGGGCAAGGACGGCCTCACGTCCTTCGCCCTCGACGCCGCCGCCCACGCCCTGGAGTTCTTCGCCGAGTGGTTCGGGATCGACTACCCCGGCGAGAAGCTCGACCTCGTGGCGATCCCCGACTTCGCCTTCGGGGCGATGGAGAACCTGGGGTGCGTGACGTTCCGCGAGGCCGTGCTGCTCGTCGACCCCGAACGGGCGTCGCGCCTGGAGCTCGAGCGCGTGGCGGACGTCATCTCCCACGAGATCGCCCACATGTGGTTCGGCGACCTCGTCACCATGCGCTGGTGGAACGGCATCTGGCTCAACGAGGCCTTCGCCACGCTCATGGAGCTGCTGTGCGTCGACCACTTCCGGCCCGAGTGGCAGCGGTGGGTGTCGTTCGGCATCGAGCGCGACGCGGCCATGGCGACCGACGCGCTGCACGCCACCCGGCCGGTCGAGTACCCGGTGGGGCCACCCGAGGAGGCCCAGGGGATGTTCGACGTCCTCACCTACCAGAAGGGTGCCGGCGTGCTGCGCATGCTCGAGCGCTACCTGGGGGAGGACGCGTTCCGCGAGGGCATCCGGCGGTACCTGCGCGCCCACCGCTTCGGCAACACCGAGACGGTCGACCTGTGGGAGGCCATCGAGGACGCCAGCGGTGCCCCGGTGCGCGACATCATGGGCAGCTGGATCCTGCAGGGTGGGTTCCCCCTCGTCACCGTGGACGGCGGCGCCGGCGCCGGCGACGGGTCAGCCCGGCCCGGCGGCGCCGTGGTGCTCACGCAGGAGCCGTTCTCCTACGCGCCGGCGACGGGGCCGAGCGCCATCGGGTCGACGTGGTCGGTGCCCGTCATCGCCAGGGCACCGGGGGGCGGCGAGGCCCGGCTCCTGCTCGGCGCCGGAGCCGAGACCCTCGACCTCGGCGGCCCGCCCGACGCGCCGGTCGTGGTCAACGCCGGCGGCTCGGGCTACTACCGCGTGCGGTACGCCCCCGAGCACCTGCGTCGTCTGGCCGACACCATGGGCTCGCTCGACCTGCTGGAGCGCTTCAACCTCCTCGGTGACACGTGGGCGGCGGTCGTCGGGCGGCGCGCCGCGCTGCCGGGCTTCCTCGTCCTGGCCGAGTCGCTCGGCGCCGAGCCCGATCCCGACGTGTGGGCCCAGGTCACCGGCGCCCTGTCGTTCCTCGACCACGCCGTCGACGACGACGCCCGGCCGCACCTGGCCGCCTACACCCGCGCCCTGCTGGGCGGCGTGCTGGCGCGCCTCGGATGGGAGCCCCGCGCCGGCGACGGCCCCCGGACCCCGACGCTGCGGGCCCAGGTCGTGGGCGCGCTGGGCACCGTGGGCCAGGACGCGGCAGTGCGCGCCGAGGCGCGCCGGCGCCTCGAGGCCGCCGGCCGCGGCGAGCTCGTCCCCGACCCCGACCTCGCCTCGGCTCTGCTCGGCGTGGTGGCGGCCGGCGGCGGGCCCGAGGACTTCGAGGCCTTCCTGGAGCGGTACCGCCACCCCGCCACGCCGCAGGAGGAGATGCGCTACCTCTACGCGTTGGCCGGGTTCCCCGACGAGTCCCTGGCGGCGCGCGCCTTCGAGCTCGCCGGCACCGAGGTGCGCACGCAGAACGCCCCGTTCCTGGTGCACCTCCTGCTGGCCAACCGCACCGTCGGCCCGGCCACGTGGGCTCGGGTGCGCGACTCATGGGACGCGCTGCGCGCCCGCATCCCCGCCAACATCCTGCCCCGCATGCTCGACGGCGTGAAGCTGCTGTGCCGCCACCCGTCCCTGGCCGAGGAGATCCGGGTGTTCGTGAACGCCCACCCCCTCCCGACCGGACAGAGAACGGTCGACCAGACGCTCGAGCGGCTCGCCGTCAACGTGGCGCTGGCGGCCGCCCTCGGCGACACGGTGACGGCCGACCTCGACGCCGGGGTCGAGCGCCTGGGCGCGCGCTGA
- a CDS encoding TMEM165/GDT1 family protein → MSLSIVAITFGLIFVAELPDKTMIATIVMSSRYRPLPVWIGAAAAMVVNSGVAVAAGRLLELLPHRAVEAVVAVFFAAGALYLLLVKEKVEEEHGEREAQKVRSARHVALASFTVIVVAELGDLTQILTANLAAHYHSPLSVFVGSAAALVAVMGVGVVGGRVLLRVLPLATIRKVAGVVLAGFAVYSAVTVATS, encoded by the coding sequence GTGAGCCTGTCGATCGTGGCCATCACGTTCGGGCTCATCTTCGTGGCCGAGCTCCCCGACAAGACGATGATCGCCACCATCGTGATGTCGAGCCGCTACCGGCCGCTGCCCGTGTGGATCGGGGCGGCCGCGGCCATGGTGGTCAACTCGGGGGTGGCGGTGGCGGCGGGCCGGCTCCTCGAGCTGCTCCCCCACCGTGCCGTCGAGGCGGTGGTGGCCGTGTTCTTCGCGGCGGGCGCCCTCTATCTCCTGCTCGTCAAGGAGAAGGTCGAGGAGGAACACGGCGAGCGCGAGGCGCAGAAGGTGCGCTCGGCCCGGCACGTCGCCCTGGCCTCGTTCACGGTCATCGTCGTGGCGGAGCTCGGCGACCTCACCCAGATCCTCACGGCCAACCTCGCCGCGCACTACCACAGCCCTCTGTCGGTCTTCGTGGGCTCCGCGGCCGCTCTCGTGGCGGTGATGGGCGTCGGCGTCGTCGGGGGGCGCGTCCTGCTGCGCGTCCTCCCACTCGCCACGATCCGCAAGGTGGCGGGCGTCGTCCTGGCGGGCTTCGCCGTCTACAGCGCGGTGACGGTGGCGACGTCGTGA
- a CDS encoding class I SAM-dependent methyltransferase, translating to MDDRTAELFDHARSAKGFMPDDEGDALYRAARRAGTEGPAAGTFVEIGAWCGKSTVYLGAAAEATGAVVVSIDHHHGSEENQPGWDHHDDEVVDARTGRIDTLPFWRRTVDGAGLGHCVVGIVGDSPVVASRWATPLDLCFIDGGHGREPAWADYRGWAPHVAVGGWLAIHDVFPDPADGGRPPYELFCAALDSGEFVEDGECGSLRVLRRVAPPAGAR from the coding sequence ATGGACGACCGCACCGCCGAGCTCTTCGACCACGCCCGGTCGGCCAAGGGCTTCATGCCCGACGACGAGGGGGACGCGCTGTACCGCGCCGCCCGCCGGGCGGGGACGGAGGGGCCGGCCGCCGGTACCTTCGTGGAGATCGGAGCCTGGTGCGGCAAGTCGACCGTCTACCTCGGGGCGGCGGCCGAGGCCACCGGCGCCGTGGTCGTCAGCATCGACCACCACCACGGCTCGGAGGAGAACCAGCCGGGCTGGGATCACCACGACGACGAGGTGGTCGACGCCCGCACCGGTCGCATCGACACCCTGCCGTTCTGGCGGCGCACGGTGGACGGCGCCGGGCTCGGCCACTGCGTCGTCGGCATCGTCGGCGACTCTCCGGTGGTGGCCTCACGGTGGGCGACGCCGCTCGACCTGTGCTTCATCGACGGCGGGCACGGGCGCGAACCGGCGTGGGCCGACTACCGGGGATGGGCGCCGCACGTGGCCGTGGGCGGATGGCTGGCGATCCACGACGTGTTCCCCGACCCCGCCGACGGGGGCCGGCCCCCGTACGAGCTGTTCTGCGCGGCGCTCGACTCGGGTGAGTTCGTCGAGGACGGCGAGTGCGGGTCGCTGCGCGTGCTCAGGCGGGTGGCGCCGCCCGCCGGGGCTCGGTGA
- a CDS encoding class I SAM-dependent methyltransferase yields MLTVDYDRLGVSRGERLLDLGCGGGRHAFQAVRLGARVVALDAQATEVAQVRDTIGAMLDAGEVRADDEAGVVQGDALRLPFADASFDRVIAAEVLEHIPEDGSAMAELSRVLRPGGTMAVTVPRFGPEAVNWALSNEYHDIPGGHVRIYRRSTLFDRLRGAGLRPVASHHAHALHSPYWWLRCWVGPRRDDHLLVRSYHRLLVWDITRAPRLTRMADRVLNPVLGKSLVVYLEKPA; encoded by the coding sequence GTGCTGACCGTCGACTACGACCGCCTCGGCGTGAGCCGGGGTGAGCGGCTGCTCGACCTGGGCTGCGGGGGTGGCCGCCACGCCTTCCAGGCGGTCCGGCTCGGGGCGCGGGTCGTGGCCCTCGACGCCCAGGCGACGGAGGTCGCCCAGGTCCGCGACACCATCGGGGCCATGCTCGACGCCGGCGAGGTCCGGGCCGACGACGAGGCGGGCGTCGTCCAGGGCGACGCCCTGCGCCTGCCGTTCGCCGACGCCAGCTTCGACCGCGTCATCGCCGCCGAGGTCCTGGAGCACATTCCCGAGGACGGCTCCGCCATGGCCGAGCTGTCGCGGGTGCTGCGGCCGGGGGGCACCATGGCCGTCACCGTGCCGCGCTTCGGCCCCGAGGCCGTGAACTGGGCCCTGTCGAACGAGTACCACGACATCCCCGGCGGCCACGTGCGCATCTACCGGCGCTCCACGCTCTTCGACCGCCTGCGCGGCGCGGGGCTGCGGCCCGTGGCCAGCCACCACGCCCACGCGCTGCACTCGCCCTACTGGTGGCTGCGCTGCTGGGTGGGCCCGCGCCGTGACGACCACCTGCTCGTGCGGTCGTACCACCGGCTCCTGGTCTGGGACATCACCCGCGCCCCGCGCCTCACGCGCATGGCGGACCGTGTCCTCAATCCCGTGCTCGGCAAGAGCCTCGTCGTCTACCTGGAGAAGCCCGCATGA
- a CDS encoding glycosyltransferase family 4 protein — protein sequence MLTRVPKSPRQRLAEIRRSWERSTEIDVPAPRPATPPRPGGLRIAYLVYRGNPRCGGQGVYTRHLARELVRLGHSVEVFAGQPWPVLDDGVGFTPVPGLDLYRDPDPFRLPHPRELRSSIDLLEFGVMCTAGFPEPRTFSLRVRRLLAARRGDFDIVHDNQCLGSGLLGMLEDGWPLLTTLHHPITVDRQLALSHAENAYRRLTQRRWFGFLGMQKRVAKQLPRVVTVSESSKMDIAAQMGVPPARMTVVPVGVDHTVFRPRPERPRVPGRLMVTSSSDVPMKGLVPLLEALAKLRTERDVELVVIGRPTEGGRVARTIERLGLGPAVRCVSGISDDELAGLYAEAQVAVVPSLYEGFSLPAIEAMACGVPLVATTGGALPEVVGADGETGLLVTPDDAEALAGAIRRILDDEVLAERLGTGGRERVLGRFTWEATARGTAEQYRAVLDAHRPGASAAGSGVAVAPC from the coding sequence GTGCTGACGCGCGTGCCTAAGAGCCCGCGCCAGCGCCTGGCCGAAATCCGCAGGTCATGGGAGCGCAGCACCGAGATCGACGTGCCTGCCCCCCGGCCCGCCACGCCCCCCCGGCCCGGGGGCCTGCGCATCGCCTACCTGGTCTACCGGGGCAACCCGCGCTGTGGGGGCCAGGGCGTCTACACCCGTCACCTGGCCCGGGAGCTCGTGCGCCTCGGCCACTCGGTGGAGGTCTTCGCCGGCCAGCCGTGGCCGGTGCTCGACGACGGCGTCGGGTTCACGCCCGTCCCGGGCCTCGACCTGTACCGGGACCCCGACCCGTTCCGACTGCCGCACCCGCGCGAGCTGCGCTCGTCGATCGACCTGCTCGAGTTCGGGGTCATGTGCACGGCCGGGTTCCCCGAGCCCCGCACGTTCTCGCTGCGCGTGCGGCGACTGCTGGCGGCTCGCCGCGGCGACTTCGACATCGTGCACGACAACCAGTGCCTGGGGTCGGGGCTGCTCGGCATGCTCGAGGACGGGTGGCCACTGCTCACGACGCTGCACCACCCCATCACCGTGGACCGCCAGCTCGCCCTGTCGCACGCCGAGAACGCCTACCGTCGCCTCACCCAGCGCCGCTGGTTCGGCTTCCTGGGCATGCAGAAGCGCGTGGCCAAGCAGCTGCCGCGCGTCGTCACGGTGTCGGAGTCCTCGAAGATGGACATCGCCGCCCAGATGGGGGTGCCTCCGGCGCGCATGACCGTGGTGCCGGTGGGCGTGGACCACACCGTGTTCCGCCCGCGCCCGGAACGGCCCCGCGTGCCGGGCCGGCTCATGGTGACGTCGTCGAGCGACGTGCCCATGAAGGGCCTGGTCCCGTTGCTCGAAGCGCTCGCCAAGCTGCGCACCGAGCGCGACGTCGAGCTGGTGGTGATCGGGCGTCCCACCGAGGGCGGCCGGGTGGCGCGCACCATCGAGCGGCTCGGGCTCGGGCCCGCCGTGCGCTGCGTGAGCGGGATCTCCGACGACGAGCTCGCCGGTCTGTACGCCGAGGCGCAGGTGGCCGTGGTGCCGTCGCTCTACGAGGGGTTCTCGTTGCCGGCCATCGAGGCCATGGCGTGCGGCGTCCCCCTGGTGGCGACCACCGGCGGGGCGCTCCCCGAGGTCGTGGGCGCCGACGGCGAGACCGGCCTGCTGGTCACGCCCGACGACGCCGAGGCCCTGGCCGGGGCCATCCGGCGGATCCTCGACGACGAGGTCCTGGCCGAGCGCCTGGGCACGGGCGGGCGCGAGCGGGTGCTCGGGCGCTTCACCTGGGAGGCGACCGCCCGCGGCACGGCCGAGCAGTACCGGGCCGTGCTCGACGCGCACCGCCCCGGCGCCAGCGCCGCCGGTTCGGGCGTGGCGGTGGCGCCGTGCTGA
- a CDS encoding CBS domain-containing protein, giving the protein MAVEILHLSSVVKSALVDRDGDRLGRVEDLIARLGFAPHPPVTGLVVRIAHRQLFVPISIVSDLRPGRVQFLGDTVSLRRFERRPGEMLLSKDLRARHLINLQGARLIRANEIELARRDGRWEVVAVDPSPRVALRRLLPRGLGRRIPAGKVVDWASIEPFVAHVPSARLRIPYRKLARLHPAQIADLVEAASHEEGEEIIEAVGQDRELEADVFEELDAEHQIEFVRSRTDAEAARLLATMAPDDAADLITELDQERRLPLLGLLPAPQQRKIRALLSYNPETAGGLMSPDFLCLPGSTPVGDVLEAVRASSAPPEALAVVFARGAEGRVTGSASVVSLVQASPTATLGSVVRPNPAHVHPDWDLHAVTRKMTDFNLTVAPVMDDQHRMVGVVTVDDVLEMLIPTGWRREFGMTSVEE; this is encoded by the coding sequence ATGGCAGTCGAGATCCTGCACCTGTCGAGCGTGGTCAAGAGCGCGCTCGTCGACCGGGACGGGGACCGGCTCGGGCGCGTCGAGGACCTCATCGCCCGCCTGGGCTTCGCCCCCCACCCGCCCGTGACCGGCCTGGTGGTCAGGATCGCCCACCGCCAGCTGTTCGTCCCCATCTCCATCGTGTCGGACCTGCGCCCGGGCCGGGTGCAGTTCCTGGGGGACACCGTGAGCCTGCGGCGGTTCGAACGGCGCCCCGGCGAGATGCTCCTGTCGAAGGACCTCCGGGCGCGCCACCTCATCAACCTGCAGGGGGCCCGGCTGATCCGCGCCAACGAGATCGAGCTCGCCCGGCGCGACGGCCGGTGGGAGGTCGTGGCGGTGGACCCGAGCCCCCGGGTGGCCCTGCGGCGCCTGCTCCCGCGCGGCCTCGGCCGGCGCATCCCCGCGGGCAAGGTCGTCGACTGGGCGAGCATCGAGCCCTTCGTGGCGCATGTGCCCTCGGCCCGCCTGCGCATCCCCTACCGCAAGCTCGCCCGGCTGCACCCCGCGCAGATCGCCGACCTGGTGGAAGCGGCCTCGCACGAGGAAGGCGAGGAGATCATCGAGGCCGTCGGCCAGGACCGCGAGCTCGAGGCCGACGTGTTCGAGGAGCTCGACGCCGAGCACCAGATCGAGTTCGTCCGGAGCCGTACCGACGCCGAGGCCGCCCGCCTCCTCGCCACCATGGCCCCCGACGACGCCGCCGACCTGATCACCGAGCTCGACCAGGAGCGGCGCCTGCCGCTGCTGGGCCTGCTCCCGGCCCCCCAGCAGCGCAAGATCCGGGCCCTGCTCAGCTACAACCCCGAGACCGCCGGGGGGCTCATGAGCCCCGACTTCCTGTGCCTGCCGGGGTCGACGCCGGTGGGCGACGTGCTCGAGGCCGTCCGCGCCAGCAGCGCCCCACCCGAGGCCCTGGCGGTGGTGTTCGCCCGGGGGGCCGAGGGCCGGGTGACCGGCTCGGCGTCGGTGGTGTCGCTCGTGCAGGCGTCGCCGACGGCCACCCTCGGGTCGGTGGTGCGCCCCAACCCGGCGCACGTGCACCCGGACTGGGACCTGCACGCCGTGACGCGGAAGATGACGGACTTCAACCTGACCGTCGCCCCCGTCATGGACGACCAGCACCGGATGGTCGGCGTCGTCACCGTCGACGACGTGCTCGAGATGCTCATCCCGACGGGCTGGCGCCGCGAGTTCGGGATGACGTCGGTCGAGGAGTGA